A window of the Mytilus trossulus isolate FHL-02 unplaced genomic scaffold, PNRI_Mtr1.1.1.hap1 h1tg000050l__unscaffolded, whole genome shotgun sequence genome harbors these coding sequences:
- the LOC134699237 gene encoding fumarylacetoacetate hydrolase domain-containing protein 1-like: MSSSRSLNLFHQFGKKIIGIGMNYRNVAKELGAPIPNKPLIFLKPTTTYITEGQDIRFPPNCKEMLYEIEFGVVIGKRGFNISRSEADSYIGGYCVTLDMTSKDHWLEANQNGHPWALSKAFDTSTPIGRFIEKSQISDPTNVQLWLNLNGKQRQYENTGDMIFPVDYLIEYVTQYMSVEEGDLIITGTPPGFDTVHKGDVIEAGFKNIDSIKFNVSKN, encoded by the exons ATGTCTTCGTCAAGGAGTTTAAATCTGTTTCATCAGTTTGGTAAAAAGATTATTGGAATTGGAATGAATTATAG gaatGTTGCAAAGGAACTGGGAGCGCCGATTCCGAATAAACCACTGATCTTTCTTAAGCCCACAACAACATATATCACAGAGGGACAAGATATACGG tttcccCCAAACTGCAAAGAAATGTTGTATGAAATAGAATTCGGCGTGGTGATTGGTAAGAGAGGATTTAACATCTCCCGTTCAGAGGCTGATTCCTATATAGGTGGATACTGTGTCACACTAGATATGACATCCAAAGACCATTGGTTGGAAGCAAATCAAAACGGACATCCATGGGCATTGTCGAAAGCTTTTGATACATCAACTCCTATTGGACGATTTATAGAAAAATCCCAAATTTCTGATCCAACAAATGTTCAGCTTTGGTTGAATCTTAACGGAAAACAACGTCAGTACGAGAATACCGGAGATATGATTTTCCCTGTTGACTATCTGATAGAATATGTTACTCAGTATATGTCTGTTGAGGAAGGAGATCTCATCATTACTGGAACCCCTCCAGGGTTTGATACAGTCCATAAGGGCGATGTTATCGAAGCAGGATTTAAAAACATAGATAGTATTAAATTTAATGTgtctaaaaattaa